A genomic region of Arachis stenosperma cultivar V10309 chromosome 9, arast.V10309.gnm1.PFL2, whole genome shotgun sequence contains the following coding sequences:
- the LOC130951373 gene encoding uncharacterized membrane protein At1g16860-like isoform X1 translates to MGSRIPSHQLSNGLYVSGRPEQPKERTPTMTSTAMPYTGGDIKKSGELGKMFDIPVDGSKSRKSGPITGAPTRTGSFGGASSHSGPIQPNSAARAAYTSGPMTSGGMPGSTSLKKSNSGPLNKHGEPVKKSSGPQSGGVTPIGRQNSGPLTPVLPTTGLITSGPISSGPLNSSGAPRKVSGPLDATGSMKMQGSAVVNNQAVTVLSQGDEYSFRRNFPKAMLWLLILLFVMGFIAGGFILGAVSNATLLIVVVVLFCLVIASFTWNTFWGRRAIMGFIAHYPDSELRTAKNGQFVKVSGVVTCGNVPLESSFQKVPRCVYTSTSLYEYRGWDSKAANPTHRRFTWGLRLLERRVVDFYISDFQSGLRALVKTGHGARVTPYVDDSVLINVNPTKEELSPEFLRWLGERNLSSDDRIMRLEEGYIKEGSTVSVMGVVQRNENVLMIVPPPEPITTGCQWARCIFPASLEGIVLRCEDTSKTDVIPV, encoded by the exons ATGGGCTCCAGAATTCCATCTCATCAGCTCAGCAATGGCCTCTATGTATCAGGCCGGCCGGAGCAGCCTAAAGAAAGGACTCCAACTATGACCTCAACGGCTATGCCATATACTGGTGGAGACATAAAAAAGTCAGGAGAATTGGGAAAAATGTTTGACATCCCAGTTGATGGCTCCAAATCTCGGAAATCTGGACCAATAACTGGTGCTCCTACTCGGACGGGGTCATTTGGAGGAGCCAGTTCACATTCTGGACCAATCCAGCCCAATTCTGCTGCTCGGGCAGCCTATACTTCAGGTCCAATGACTTCTGGGGGCATGCCTGGTTCAACTTCGCTAAAGAAATCTAATTCCGGACCATTGAATAAGCATGGGGAACCTGTTAAAAAATCTTCAGGTCCTCAGTCAGGTGGAGTAACACCTATTGGGCGTCAAAATTCTGGACCTCTGACTCCTGTTCTTCCAACGACAGGTCTTATTACATCTGGGCCTATATCGTCTGGCCCTCTAAACTCTTCCGGGGCCCCTCGGAAAGTCTCTGGTCCTTTGGATGCGACGGGTTCCATGAAGATGCAAGGTTCTGCTGTAGTTAACAATCAAGCTGTGACGGTTCTCAGTCAAGGTGATGAGTATTCCTTCAGGAGGAACTTTCCAAAGGCGATGTTATGGTTATTAATTCTGCTTTTTGTGATGGGTTTCATTGCTGGCGGTTTTATTCTTGGAGCTGTAAGCAATGCAACCCTCCTTATTGTGGTTGTGGTTCTCTTTTGCTTAGTTATTGCATCTTTCACTTGGAATACTTTTTGGGGAAGAAGAGCTATTATGGGTTTCATCGCTCACTATCCGGACTCCGAGCTCAGAACTGCTAAAAATGGACAATTTGTGAAAGTTTCCGGG GTTGTTACCTGCGGCAATGTGCCTCTTGAGTCATCCTTCCAGAAAGTCCCTAGATGTGTATATACCTCGACAAGTTTGTACGAGTATCGAGGATGGGACTCAAAAGCTGCCAATCCTACACACCGCCGGTTTACCTGGGGCCTTAGATTGCTTGAA AGGCGTGTGGTTGACTTTTACATCTCGGATTTCCAATCTGGTTTAAGAGCACTGGTTAAGACGGGGCACGGAGCAAGGGTGACCCCTTACGTCGATGACTCGGTTCTCATCAATGTAAATCCAACCAAAGAAGAACTGTCTCCGGAGTTCCTCCGTTGGTTGGGAGAGCGAAATCTTTCAAGCGATGACCGGATCATGCGCCTGGAAGAAGG ATACATCAAAGAAGGTAGCACGGTAAGCGTGATGGGGGTTGTGCAGAGGAATGAGAATGTGCTTATGATTGTTCCTCCGCCGGAGCCGATAACTACCGGTTGCCAATGGGCCAGGTGCATCTTCCCGGCTAGCCTCGAGGGCATCGTTCTAAGATGTGAAGACACGTCGAAAACCGATGTCATACCAGTTTAA
- the LOC130951373 gene encoding uncharacterized membrane protein At1g16860-like isoform X2, with translation MGSRIPSHQLSNGLYVSGRPEQPKERTPTMTSTAMPYTGGDIKKSGELGKMFDIPVDGSKSRKSGPITGAPTRTGSFGGASSHSGPIQPNSAARAAYTSGPMTSGGMPGSTSLKKSNSGPLNKHGEPVKKSSGPQSGGVTPIGRQNSGPLTPVLPTTGLITSGPISSGPLNSSGAPRKVSGPLDATGSMKMQGSAVVNNQAVTVLSQVIASFTWNTFWGRRAIMGFIAHYPDSELRTAKNGQFVKVSGVVTCGNVPLESSFQKVPRCVYTSTSLYEYRGWDSKAANPTHRRFTWGLRLLERRVVDFYISDFQSGLRALVKTGHGARVTPYVDDSVLINVNPTKEELSPEFLRWLGERNLSSDDRIMRLEEGYIKEGSTVSVMGVVQRNENVLMIVPPPEPITTGCQWARCIFPASLEGIVLRCEDTSKTDVIPV, from the exons ATGGGCTCCAGAATTCCATCTCATCAGCTCAGCAATGGCCTCTATGTATCAGGCCGGCCGGAGCAGCCTAAAGAAAGGACTCCAACTATGACCTCAACGGCTATGCCATATACTGGTGGAGACATAAAAAAGTCAGGAGAATTGGGAAAAATGTTTGACATCCCAGTTGATGGCTCCAAATCTCGGAAATCTGGACCAATAACTGGTGCTCCTACTCGGACGGGGTCATTTGGAGGAGCCAGTTCACATTCTGGACCAATCCAGCCCAATTCTGCTGCTCGGGCAGCCTATACTTCAGGTCCAATGACTTCTGGGGGCATGCCTGGTTCAACTTCGCTAAAGAAATCTAATTCCGGACCATTGAATAAGCATGGGGAACCTGTTAAAAAATCTTCAGGTCCTCAGTCAGGTGGAGTAACACCTATTGGGCGTCAAAATTCTGGACCTCTGACTCCTGTTCTTCCAACGACAGGTCTTATTACATCTGGGCCTATATCGTCTGGCCCTCTAAACTCTTCCGGGGCCCCTCGGAAAGTCTCTGGTCCTTTGGATGCGACGGGTTCCATGAAGATGCAAGGTTCTGCTGTAGTTAACAATCAAGCTGTGACGGTTCTCAGTCAAG TTATTGCATCTTTCACTTGGAATACTTTTTGGGGAAGAAGAGCTATTATGGGTTTCATCGCTCACTATCCGGACTCCGAGCTCAGAACTGCTAAAAATGGACAATTTGTGAAAGTTTCCGGG GTTGTTACCTGCGGCAATGTGCCTCTTGAGTCATCCTTCCAGAAAGTCCCTAGATGTGTATATACCTCGACAAGTTTGTACGAGTATCGAGGATGGGACTCAAAAGCTGCCAATCCTACACACCGCCGGTTTACCTGGGGCCTTAGATTGCTTGAA AGGCGTGTGGTTGACTTTTACATCTCGGATTTCCAATCTGGTTTAAGAGCACTGGTTAAGACGGGGCACGGAGCAAGGGTGACCCCTTACGTCGATGACTCGGTTCTCATCAATGTAAATCCAACCAAAGAAGAACTGTCTCCGGAGTTCCTCCGTTGGTTGGGAGAGCGAAATCTTTCAAGCGATGACCGGATCATGCGCCTGGAAGAAGG ATACATCAAAGAAGGTAGCACGGTAAGCGTGATGGGGGTTGTGCAGAGGAATGAGAATGTGCTTATGATTGTTCCTCCGCCGGAGCCGATAACTACCGGTTGCCAATGGGCCAGGTGCATCTTCCCGGCTAGCCTCGAGGGCATCGTTCTAAGATGTGAAGACACGTCGAAAACCGATGTCATACCAGTTTAA
- the LOC130948019 gene encoding uncharacterized protein LOC130948019 yields the protein MATSRSFSALTHPLSSFTSKPSTPFRFRICATMASRIPATTTITKVAPAVIVGGGRVGRALLDMGTGQDILVRRGESVPFDFQGPILVCTRNDDLEAVLQSTPPSRWNDLVFFQNGMIEPWLESKGLSDANQVLAYFAISKLGETPIDGKTDTNPEGLTAAYGKWASAVAERLHAGGLSCMVLGKEAFEKQMLEKLIWICSVMLVGARHGGISVGVVEKEFRSEFSSLVAELASAAANEKGLTFEEAMEDRLCAYSRAVAHFPTAVKEFKWRNGWFYSLSEKAKAQSKPDPCPLHTQWLKELKVV from the exons ATGGCCACTTCACGCTCTTTCTCCGCTCTCACCCATCCACTTTCTTCCTTCACTTCAAAACCATCAACACCCTTCAGATTCAGAATCTGCGCCACCATGGCATCTCGGATTCccgccaccaccaccatcacaaAGGTGGCTCCCGCCGTCATAGTGGGCGGAGGAAGGGTCGGCAGGGCCTTGCTGGACATGGGCACCGGCCAAGACATCCTCGTACGGAGAGGGGAATCTGTTCCTTTCGACTTCCAAGGACCCATTTTGGTCTGCACTAGGAACGATGACCTTGAAGCTGTTCTTCAATCCACTCCCCCTTCTAGATGGAATG ATTTGGTGTTTTTCCAGAATGGGATGATTGAGCCATGGCTTGAGAGCAAAGGGTTGAGTGATGCTAACCAGGTGTTGGCATATTTTGCTATTTCAAAGCTTGGAGAGACGCCGATTGATGGCAAGACCGATACCAACCCCGAAGGATTGACAGCTGCATATGGCAAGTGGGCTTCTGCCGTAGCTGAAAGGTTACATGCTGGAGGCCTCTCTTGCATG GTTCTTGGCAAGGAAGCATTTGAGAAACAGATGTTAGAGAAGCTAATATGGATTTGCTCGGTCATGCTTGTTGGAGCACGTCATGGTGGCATTTCTGTAGGTGTCGTGGAGAAGGAATTCCGCTCTGAa TTTTCTAGCCTTGTAGCAGAATTAGCATCAGCTGCAGCAAATGAAAAAGGATTAACATTTGAAGAAGCCATGGAAGACCGCTTATGTGCATATTCTCGGGCTGTTGCCCACTTTCCCACGGCAGTTAAGGAG TTCAAATGGAGAAATGGTTGGTTTTACTCTCTTTCTGAGAAAGCCAAGGCACAAAGCAAGCCAGATCCATGCCCTCTGCATACTCAATGGCTAAAAGAGTTAAAAGTTGTATAA
- the LOC130947898 gene encoding AP2-like ethylene-responsive transcription factor At1g16060 isoform X1: MMAKKKTLIIKNNDSNSSSSSSAPTPSKKVVKKRTRKTIPRDSPPQRSSVYRGVTRHRWTGRYEAHLWDKNCWNESQTKKGRQVYLGAYDDEEAAARAYDLAALKYWGQETILNFPASNYQEELKDMEGQSKEEYIGSLRRKSSGFSRGVSKYRGVARHHHNGRWEARIGRVFGNKYLYLGTYATQEEAAMAYDMAAIEYRGLNAVTNFDLSHYINWLRPKLQEIQKNPSHNNQEQSSSGSELDNNQLVFGYDQAGLTTSETGSEDSTQFKTGGETVPTSALEILLKSSKLKEMLVRNSVDEDNLHSQTSSESNPTPRRTFPEDIQTFFESHDSNIYNENDDIIFGELGSISAPFFHYELDA; the protein is encoded by the exons ATGATGGCGAAGAAGAAAACCCTCATCATCAAGAATAATGATAGTAATAgtagttcttcttcttctgctccCACACCATCAAAGAAAGTTGTGAAAAAAAGAACCCGCAAAACCATTCCAAGAGATTCACCTCCTCAACGAAGCTCTGTCTACCGTGGTGTCActag ACATCGATGGACGGGTCGTTACGAAGCTCATTTGTGGGACAAGAATTGTTGGAATGAATCACAGACTAAGAAAGGAAGACAAg TATATCTAG GAgcatatgatgatgaagaagcgGCTGCACGTGCTTATGACTTGGCAGCATTGAAGTATTGGGGCCAAGAAACCATACTCAATTTCCCa GCATCAAATTATCAAGAGGAGCTCAAGGACATGGAGGGACAGTCTAAAGAAGAATACATTGGATCCTTAAGAAG AAAAAGCAGTGGATTCTCAAGAGGAGTCTCAAAATACAGAGGGGTAGCAAG ACACCACCACAATGGAAGATGGGAAGCTAGAATTGGCAGGGTCTTCGGCAACAAATATCTATATCTTGGAACTTatg CTACACAAGAAGAAGCTGCTATGGCATATGACATGGCTGCCATAGAATATCGTGGACTTAATGCTGTTACAAACTTTGATCTTAGCCATTACATCAATTGGCTACGTCCTAAACTCCAAGAAATTCAGAAAAACCCTAGCCATAATAATCAAGAACAATCATCTAGTGGTTCCGAACTCGATAATAATCAATTAGTATTTGGTTATGATCAGGCCGGCTTAACCACTAGCGAAACTGGGTCTGAAGACTCGACCCAGTTTAAAACTGGTGGTGAAACCGTGCCAACTTCGGCACTTGAGATTCTCTTAAAATCATcgaaattaaaagaaatgttAGTAAGAAATTCCGTCGACGAAGATAATCTTCACTCTCAAACATCTTCGGAATCGAACCCTACTCCTCGGCGCACATTTCCGGAAGACATTCAAACGTTCTTTGAGAGCCATGATTCCAATATCTACAATGAAAATGATGACATTATATTTGGCGAATTGGGCTCAATTTCAGCaccattttttcattatgagcTTGATGCttga
- the LOC130947898 gene encoding AP2-like ethylene-responsive transcription factor At1g16060 isoform X2, with protein MMAKKKTLIIKNNDSNSSSSSSAPTPSKKVVKKRTRKTIPRDSPPQRSSVYRGVTRHRWTGRYEAHLWDKNCWNESQTKKGRQGAYDDEEAAARAYDLAALKYWGQETILNFPASNYQEELKDMEGQSKEEYIGSLRRKSSGFSRGVSKYRGVARHHHNGRWEARIGRVFGNKYLYLGTYATQEEAAMAYDMAAIEYRGLNAVTNFDLSHYINWLRPKLQEIQKNPSHNNQEQSSSGSELDNNQLVFGYDQAGLTTSETGSEDSTQFKTGGETVPTSALEILLKSSKLKEMLVRNSVDEDNLHSQTSSESNPTPRRTFPEDIQTFFESHDSNIYNENDDIIFGELGSISAPFFHYELDA; from the exons ATGATGGCGAAGAAGAAAACCCTCATCATCAAGAATAATGATAGTAATAgtagttcttcttcttctgctccCACACCATCAAAGAAAGTTGTGAAAAAAAGAACCCGCAAAACCATTCCAAGAGATTCACCTCCTCAACGAAGCTCTGTCTACCGTGGTGTCActag ACATCGATGGACGGGTCGTTACGAAGCTCATTTGTGGGACAAGAATTGTTGGAATGAATCACAGACTAAGAAAGGAAGACAAg GAgcatatgatgatgaagaagcgGCTGCACGTGCTTATGACTTGGCAGCATTGAAGTATTGGGGCCAAGAAACCATACTCAATTTCCCa GCATCAAATTATCAAGAGGAGCTCAAGGACATGGAGGGACAGTCTAAAGAAGAATACATTGGATCCTTAAGAAG AAAAAGCAGTGGATTCTCAAGAGGAGTCTCAAAATACAGAGGGGTAGCAAG ACACCACCACAATGGAAGATGGGAAGCTAGAATTGGCAGGGTCTTCGGCAACAAATATCTATATCTTGGAACTTatg CTACACAAGAAGAAGCTGCTATGGCATATGACATGGCTGCCATAGAATATCGTGGACTTAATGCTGTTACAAACTTTGATCTTAGCCATTACATCAATTGGCTACGTCCTAAACTCCAAGAAATTCAGAAAAACCCTAGCCATAATAATCAAGAACAATCATCTAGTGGTTCCGAACTCGATAATAATCAATTAGTATTTGGTTATGATCAGGCCGGCTTAACCACTAGCGAAACTGGGTCTGAAGACTCGACCCAGTTTAAAACTGGTGGTGAAACCGTGCCAACTTCGGCACTTGAGATTCTCTTAAAATCATcgaaattaaaagaaatgttAGTAAGAAATTCCGTCGACGAAGATAATCTTCACTCTCAAACATCTTCGGAATCGAACCCTACTCCTCGGCGCACATTTCCGGAAGACATTCAAACGTTCTTTGAGAGCCATGATTCCAATATCTACAATGAAAATGATGACATTATATTTGGCGAATTGGGCTCAATTTCAGCaccattttttcattatgagcTTGATGCttga
- the LOC130951884 gene encoding cell division control protein 2 homolog C, with protein sequence MDKYEKLEKVGEGTYGKVYKAKEKATGQIVALKKTRLEMDEEGVPPTALREVSLLQMLSQSIYIVRLLSVEHVDKVPKSAPASATTKPLLYLVFEYLDTDLKKFIDSHRKGSNPRPLPAALIQSFLFQLCKGVAHCHSHGVLHRDLKPQNLLLDQKKGILKIADLGLGRAFTVPLKSYTHEIVTLWYRAPEVLLGTTHYSTGVDMWSVGCIFAEMVRRQALFPGDSEFQQLLNIFKILGTPTEEQWPGVTSLRDWHTYPKWEPQNLARTVPTLGPDGVDLLTKMLKYNPAERISAKAALDHPYFDSLDKSQF encoded by the exons ATGGACAAGTACGAGAAGTTGGAGAAGGTTGGGGAAGGAACATATGGCAAAGTCTACAAGGCGAAAGAGAAGGCCACTGGACAAATTGTTGCATTGAAGAAGACACGGTTGGAGATGGATGAGGAAGGTGTCCCTCCGACCGCCCTTAGGGAGGTCTCCCTCCTTCAAATGCTGTCTCAGTCTATCTACATTGTCCGCCTTTTATCCGTGGAGCATGTCGACAAGGTCCCTAAATCGGCCCCGGCCTCGGCCACCACCAAGCCCCTACTCTACCTTGTCTTTGAGTACCTTGACACTGACCTCAAGAAGTTTATTGATTCGCACCGCAAGGGCTCGAATCCAAGGCCACTCCCTGCTGCCCTAATCCAGAGTTTCCTTTTCCAGCTATGCAAGGGTGTTGCACATTGCCATAGTCATGGTGTCCTTCACCGTGACCTCAAGCCTCAGAACCTCCTCCTCGACCAGAAAAAAGGGATTCTCAAGATTGCTGATCTTGGACTTGGACGAGCCTTCACTGTCCCTCTCAAGAGTTACACTCATGAGATTGTTACCCTTTGGTATAGAGCTCCTGAGGTCTTGCTTGGAACCACCCATTACTCCACTGGGGTTGATATGTGGTCTGTTGGGTGCATCTTTG CTGAAATGGTGAGAAGGCAAGCACTGTTTCCAGGGGATTCTGAGTTTCAACAGCTTCTTAACATATTCAA GATTTTGGGAACTCCAACTGAGGAGCAATGGCCAGGAGTTACTTCGCTTCGTGATTGGCATACCTACCCAAAGTGGGAACCTCAGAACTTGGCGAGGACTGTGCCAACTTTGGGACCTGATGGGGTAGACCTTCTCACG AAAATGCTCAAGTATAATCCCGCTGAGAGAATCTCTGCCAAGGCAGCACTTGATCATCCTTACTTTGACAGTCTTGACAAGTCTCAGTTTTAA
- the LOC130951297 gene encoding aspartyl protease family protein At5g10770-like yields the protein MAMLPLLLLMLCVSHNNGVHSLEERMMLHHVQRFRRQPHSQQQASIRGCILPDSRRLNGAIILEMKEQKECPPPEEMKIDYWKKRMMLDDLRVRSMQNMFERMASLSSSNQNWLLEASIKSQIPLNLGQNFDILNYVVTLELGNQKRTMIVDTGSDLSWVQCEPCKSCYNQKESLFKPSTSPSYQSVPCNSKPCQSLQFANQRMCKSATTCDYVVNYGDGSISIGELGSENLTLGDMSLNNIVFGCGRENKGMFGYTSGVLGLGRGALSLVSQGRDNFGGVFSYCLPSPMAGETSGSLVFGDESSAFKNLTPIAYTNMLQNPLLPNHYMLNLISMEVGEVGFRIVDGRQVIIDSGTVITRLPPSIYNALKGGFLRQFQGYPQVPGVAILDTCFDLTGIQQVKVPIIKMYFEGDNHAKLNVDPSGTLIMIDEGDGASKSKVCLPFASLSYEHEVPIIGNLQQRNNRVIYDSKLSRVGFAKEECTFSGLVS from the exons atgGCCATGTTGCCACTATTGTTGCTTATGTTGTGTGTTTCTCATAACAATGGAGTTCACTCCTTGGAAGAGAGGATGATGCTCCACCACGTTCAAAGGTTCCGGCGGCAGCCGCACTCGCAGCAACAGGCTAGTATTCGGGGATGCATCCTCCCGGACTCAA GACGGCTAAACGGGGCGATCATATTAGAAATGAAGGAGCAAAAAGAGTGTCCACCACCAGAAGAAATGAAAATTGATTATTGGAAAAAAAGGATGATGCTTGATGATCTTCGTGTTCGTTCCATGCAAAACATGTTTGAAAGAATGGCGTCATTGTCTAGTAGTAACCAAAACTGGTTATTAGAAGCTTCAATAAAATCCCAAATTCCATTGAATCTTGGTCAAAACTTTGACATATTAAACTATGTAGTGACTTTAGAATTAGGTAACCAAAAAAGAACAATGATAGTTGACACCGGAAGTGACCTATCATGGGTCCAATGTGAACCATGCAAATCATgttacaatcaaaaggaatcTTTGTTCAAACCATCTACCTCTCCTTCATACCAATCAGTTCCTTGCAATTCAAAACCATGTCAATCTCTACAATTTGCAAACCAAAGAATGTGTAAAAGTGCCACAACATGTGACTATGTTGTTAACTATGGTGATGGTTCCATTAGCATTGGTGAACTAGGTAGTGAAAACCTTACCCTAGGAGACATGTCATTGAACAATATTGTGTTTGGTTGTGGTAGGGAAAATAAGGGCATGTTTGGTTATACATCTGGTGTTTTAGGGTTAGGAAGAGGTGCTTTATCATTGGTGTCTCAAGGTAGGGATAATTTTGGAGGAGTATTCTCTTATTGTTTGCCATCACCAATGGCTGGAGAAACTTCTGGATCTTTGGTTTTTGGTGATGAGTCTTCAGCTTTCAAGAATCTCACTCCCATTGCTTACACCAATATGCTTCAAAACCCTCTCTTACCAAATCATTACATGCTCAATCTCATTTCCATGGAG gTTGGTGAAGTAGGTTTTCGCATTGTTGATGGACGCCAAGTTATAATTGATTCAGGAACAGTGATTACAAGGTTGCCTCCATCAATTTACAACGCATTGAAGGGAGGATTCTTGAGACAATTTCAAGGTTACCCTCAAGTTCCTGGGGTTGCAATCCTTGACACATGTTTTGATCTAACCGGGATTCAACAAGTGAAAGTGCCTATCATAAAAATGTACTTTGAGGGTGATAATCATGCTAAGCTTAACGTGGATCCATCTGGAACATTGATCATGATTGATGAGGGTGATGGTGCTTCAAAATCAAAAGTTTGTCTCCCATTTGCAAGCCTTTCTTATGAACATGAAGTTCCCATAATTGGAAATCTTCAGCAGAGGAATAATAGGGTCATATATGATTCCAAACTATCTAGGGTGGGTTTTGCAAAAGAAGAATGCACTTTCTCTGGCCTCGTATCTTAA